One segment of Arcanobacterium phocae DNA contains the following:
- a CDS encoding spermidine synthase produces MARRTLVETIDTSMSKLRIETRDQLRTLFIDEAESSAIDLSDPTYIEFEYMQHIRAAVDTTFPPATALRILHLGGAGCALARCFNAERPHSRQLAIEIDPELATLSRSYFDLPASPALRVRAQDARVTLDTNSGSWHVIVRDTFANGKVPAHLTTREAYARAAQLLQPVGIYCVNIAGERGLGPLYREVQAANTEFPHLCAIADPAIFKNRRSGNIILLASHKELNISHIDRALRMLAMPARLISGELLVRQASGERAVTDADIGWPAP; encoded by the coding sequence ATGGCACGCAGAACCCTAGTTGAAACTATCGACACGTCAATGTCTAAGCTTCGCATCGAAACTAGAGACCAGCTACGGACACTCTTCATCGATGAGGCTGAATCTAGCGCGATCGATTTATCTGACCCTACGTACATAGAGTTCGAATATATGCAACACATTCGAGCGGCAGTCGATACAACGTTTCCTCCAGCCACTGCGCTACGCATTCTTCATTTAGGCGGAGCCGGGTGCGCGTTGGCACGATGTTTCAACGCCGAACGTCCGCATTCACGTCAGCTGGCAATCGAAATTGATCCAGAGTTAGCTACGCTCTCACGATCTTATTTTGATTTACCTGCTTCACCCGCTCTCCGGGTACGTGCTCAAGACGCACGCGTGACCTTGGACACCAATTCGGGATCCTGGCACGTGATTGTGCGTGATACATTCGCCAACGGCAAAGTTCCCGCTCACCTAACTACTCGAGAAGCCTACGCCCGCGCCGCCCAGCTTCTACAACCCGTAGGCATCTACTGCGTTAACATCGCTGGTGAACGAGGCCTAGGGCCCTTATATCGGGAAGTTCAGGCAGCCAATACTGAGTTTCCACACTTGTGCGCCATCGCAGATCCAGCAATATTCAAAAATCGGCGTTCCGGGAACATCATCTTGTTAGCTTCACACAAAGAGCTCAATATTTCCCATATTGATCGCGCGCTACGAATGCTAGCTATGCCAGCTCGGCTCATTTCTGGAGAACTTCTGGTCCGTCAAGCAAGTGGTGAACGAGCCGTCACCGATGCCGATATCGGTTGGCCGGCCCCTTAG
- a CDS encoding PAC2 family protein, with amino-acid sequence MPNYVMYPESMGELTVPTLVIGLVDHLVDPGAISQAVHACIDLLDSVEVCSFDADPLYDYRAQRPIVTYEDGHLTSSAEPGISLDLVTDVNGQTFLFLHGTEPDFHWPRLAEDVLEIVQKFGVKRIFSIHGMPAPIPHTRPADMLIRTTTEVENPAVVKGHVSHPASLADYLEYQLGQSGYKAINIRVRVPLYMSRSDMPFFSGALAVVRQLATLGGPTVPLGDLEQHEDHQVAELAGIIQQDEQFAAMVSQFEEEYDSSDQAFVKPHDEAGPLPTSEEIGAAVEKFLAMQNSNPLEGIVPVQDAPAKTKAKDPQSQDFRTHLKNSIAQLFNRKQED; translated from the coding sequence ATGCCGAATTATGTGATGTACCCAGAGAGTATGGGGGAGCTTACTGTTCCAACCCTAGTGATCGGGTTGGTCGATCATCTCGTCGATCCTGGAGCAATTAGTCAGGCAGTGCATGCGTGCATTGATTTGCTTGACTCTGTCGAGGTTTGCTCTTTCGACGCAGATCCTCTTTATGACTATCGTGCACAGCGACCAATTGTTACTTATGAGGACGGGCATTTAACGTCTAGCGCAGAACCAGGGATATCACTTGATCTAGTGACTGATGTTAATGGTCAGACATTCCTGTTTCTGCATGGTACCGAGCCTGATTTCCACTGGCCTCGGCTGGCTGAAGATGTTCTCGAAATAGTCCAGAAATTTGGGGTCAAACGGATTTTTTCGATTCACGGAATGCCTGCGCCGATTCCGCACACTCGTCCGGCAGATATGCTTATTAGAACGACGACGGAAGTTGAAAATCCGGCAGTTGTCAAAGGGCATGTGAGTCATCCTGCCTCACTAGCAGATTATCTTGAATATCAACTGGGTCAGAGTGGATACAAGGCAATCAATATTAGAGTTCGTGTCCCGTTATATATGTCTCGATCTGATATGCCGTTCTTCTCTGGAGCGCTCGCGGTAGTGCGGCAACTAGCCACTCTGGGTGGGCCAACCGTGCCGTTAGGCGATCTAGAACAACACGAAGACCACCAGGTTGCTGAGCTTGCTGGCATCATTCAGCAAGATGAACAATTCGCGGCGATGGTGTCCCAGTTCGAAGAAGAATATGATTCGTCTGACCAAGCGTTTGTGAAGCCGCATGATGAAGCAGGTCCGTTGCCAACATCGGAGGAAATCGGTGCCGCAGTTGAAAAATTCTTGGCAATGCAGAACTCGAATCCGTTGGAAGGCATTGTTCCCGTTCAAGATGCGCCTGCGAAGACTAAGGCTAAGGATCCCCAGTCGCAAGATTTTCGTACCCATTTGAAGAATTCGATTGCACAGCTGTTCAATCGAAAGCAAGAAGACTAA
- a CDS encoding HelD family protein, whose amino-acid sequence MTNQTTQNKAIAEEQHFVSQAYDALDAQVDYYDAQLTRIRAQGGGGTPGQVSERDSFASHYEDNLTRLRNVENRLVLGRLDTNDGQIYHIGRATLRNADDDIILVDWRAPQSEPFYQATAAHPGNIRRRRHIQSRLRDVIGVEDELLTDSDAGSADLNLTGEGALFAAMSKARDGHMGDIVATIQTEQDRIIRSDVNGILVVQGGPGTGKTAVALHRAAYLLYTYRERLAHSGVLVIGPSPIFLRYIDQVLPALGESNVVSTTVDDLLPQVRATVQEDPEIAKLKGDIRWVEIAERAIRLIVEKPRLDTATITINGKKLRLTPRMVETAQRRARRTAKPHNQARDTYAKYLIEQLAQQLADSLDVNLEHNDFLYGDIIESIDARREINLHWLPTSAPTLLARIYHFPELLERIAPELSEEQRTMLRRDRSHGFTRADIPILDELAEHLGEFSSSAQIAEEQAVENQRRRHDAYVSDTMKAMGLGGGIIQAQDVADRLYGDTSADTLAERAAADRTWTYGHVVVDEAQELSDMQWRMIMRRNPSRSMTIVGDVDQRPQGAPSGGWKQALGALGEFTRIDELTMSYRTPSSLLERATDMMAYIGHPVRPVQAVRDLPDTYAADVVDTSQLQSALAHRVTAESELLDQQYGQNHGTLAIIAPTALLAETQQAIFSNESLAQWSIDKTGADVAQRIHVLSARESKGLEFDTVIVVNPLDIAGEGPGDLYVAMTRATRRLAVVSHDDLPNTLK is encoded by the coding sequence GTGACAAATCAAACCACACAGAATAAAGCTATTGCAGAAGAACAACATTTTGTCTCCCAAGCTTATGATGCGCTCGACGCTCAGGTGGATTATTACGATGCACAGCTAACGAGAATTCGCGCCCAAGGCGGCGGCGGAACTCCGGGGCAGGTCTCCGAACGTGATTCGTTCGCAAGCCACTACGAAGATAATCTTACTCGGTTACGGAACGTCGAAAATCGTCTGGTTTTAGGTCGCTTGGATACCAACGACGGACAAATATATCACATTGGTCGCGCCACCTTGCGTAATGCCGACGACGACATCATCCTTGTCGACTGGCGTGCCCCGCAGTCCGAACCTTTTTACCAAGCAACAGCTGCCCATCCAGGAAATATTCGCCGACGTCGGCATATTCAAAGCCGGTTGCGTGACGTCATTGGAGTTGAAGACGAACTGCTTACTGATTCCGATGCCGGCTCGGCCGATCTCAACCTCACCGGAGAAGGTGCCTTGTTTGCGGCTATGAGCAAAGCACGCGATGGCCACATGGGCGATATCGTGGCAACTATCCAAACAGAACAAGATCGCATTATTCGTTCTGATGTTAACGGTATTCTCGTTGTCCAAGGCGGACCTGGTACTGGAAAAACAGCCGTCGCTCTGCATCGGGCCGCTTATTTGCTCTACACCTATCGTGAACGCCTTGCTCACTCCGGCGTTCTCGTTATCGGTCCTTCACCTATTTTCTTGCGCTATATCGATCAGGTTTTGCCAGCCTTAGGCGAATCCAACGTCGTATCGACGACGGTTGACGATCTCCTGCCTCAGGTCCGAGCTACAGTTCAGGAGGATCCGGAAATTGCGAAGCTCAAGGGAGACATCCGTTGGGTAGAAATCGCCGAACGAGCGATCCGTTTAATCGTAGAGAAGCCTCGACTAGACACTGCGACGATCACTATCAACGGCAAGAAGCTCAGACTAACTCCGCGTATGGTCGAAACTGCACAACGCCGGGCGCGACGCACTGCTAAACCGCACAACCAAGCTCGTGATACATATGCCAAGTACCTTATTGAGCAATTAGCACAGCAGTTAGCCGATTCACTCGATGTCAACCTCGAGCATAATGACTTTCTTTACGGCGATATTATTGAATCGATCGATGCCCGCCGAGAGATCAATCTACATTGGCTTCCGACGTCAGCTCCTACGCTCCTCGCACGTATTTATCATTTCCCTGAGCTTCTGGAACGTATTGCCCCCGAGCTCAGCGAAGAGCAGCGCACCATGCTTCGCCGCGATCGCTCCCACGGTTTTACTCGCGCAGACATTCCGATTTTGGACGAATTAGCAGAACATTTAGGCGAATTTTCCTCCAGCGCTCAAATTGCTGAAGAACAAGCTGTGGAAAATCAACGACGTCGCCATGACGCTTATGTTTCAGACACGATGAAAGCAATGGGCTTAGGCGGCGGAATTATTCAGGCTCAAGACGTTGCCGATCGTTTGTACGGCGACACCTCGGCAGATACTCTAGCCGAACGTGCAGCTGCCGATAGAACATGGACGTATGGCCACGTCGTCGTCGATGAGGCCCAAGAACTGTCTGACATGCAGTGGCGAATGATTATGCGACGCAACCCGTCACGTTCCATGACTATCGTCGGGGACGTTGATCAGCGTCCTCAAGGTGCACCAAGTGGCGGGTGGAAACAGGCGTTGGGAGCGCTCGGAGAATTTACCCGGATCGATGAGCTCACCATGTCCTACCGCACTCCGTCATCTTTACTGGAGCGTGCCACTGACATGATGGCTTATATTGGTCACCCAGTTCGCCCCGTTCAGGCAGTGCGGGATCTCCCCGATACCTACGCGGCCGACGTCGTAGACACATCGCAGTTACAGTCCGCATTGGCACACCGAGTCACAGCCGAATCAGAATTACTCGATCAACAATACGGGCAGAACCATGGAACATTGGCGATAATCGCACCAACGGCTCTCCTAGCTGAAACTCAGCAGGCTATATTCAGCAACGAGAGCCTAGCCCAGTGGAGTATCGACAAAACAGGTGCCGATGTAGCACAACGCATTCATGTGTTGAGTGCTCGTGAGTCCAAAGGCCTCGAATTCGATACGGTAATCGTCGTCAATCCATTGGATATTGCAGGAGAAGGGCCTGGCGATCTCTACGTTGCCATGACAAGGGCAACTCGACGGCTTGCGGTTGTCTCCCACGATGATCTCCCGAACACGTTGAAATAA
- a CDS encoding AMP-binding protein, producing the protein MNNMQRAHQHYPAGVSPTVEIPDITVERLLVDAVADFPKRVAIDFLGREWTYEDIAHDVERSITVLKMCGVREGDVVSLMLPNCPQHFAAFYAVIALGATVAELNPLAPIAQLNAQLDLVGSTVVIAWEQTIEKLLRDGDFHDRTYLSVNLVKALPTKSQLLLKLPIKAAREQRAKLRGKVPSGVHSWDNQVKYADPSNISQASNVSPDAIAVLLQTGGTTGTPKAVKLSHRNIVANAKQNEEWLVTFTRGRETVGAVLPFFHAFGLQLSLSVCVNSAATIVMTPSFDVDILLAGHSRHPITFFAGVPPMYKRILDALDAGKKADLSTIRYCVSGAMALDPALATRWEKATGGYLIEGYGMSEASPVIAASPISPTRRPSTLGIPFPSTEIKIVDPEDPTREITEENEVGEICARGPQIFQGYLGNDEETAHAFLDGGWLRTGDLGRWDDGFIVMADRRKEMIINGGFNVYPSQVEDAVRQMPGVVDVAVVGMPTDSLSESVVAALVLEPGSKVDLEAVRQWTEDKLSHYAMPKSIAILDELPRSQIGKVMRRAVREKLASFELNSGQWREKLSDASASASSLVDEYWSSIREKAQASKEDWKDWTEQNSDKFDMVRAKFTELVQNTSDKTKLKAELDSTARQTGLSLENFTAWLSQYRQGLFNAKDGNPGKTSAERDGHSGNKVDPEQHND; encoded by the coding sequence ATGAATAATATGCAACGTGCTCATCAGCACTACCCTGCAGGGGTCAGCCCCACTGTCGAGATCCCAGACATTACCGTGGAGCGTTTGCTCGTCGATGCCGTCGCAGATTTCCCTAAGCGAGTCGCTATTGACTTTTTAGGACGTGAGTGGACCTATGAGGATATAGCTCACGATGTAGAACGCTCTATCACTGTGCTGAAAATGTGCGGAGTCCGCGAAGGCGATGTCGTATCCCTGATGCTACCTAACTGTCCACAGCATTTCGCAGCATTTTATGCGGTCATCGCGTTGGGTGCTACGGTTGCTGAGCTGAACCCACTAGCTCCGATTGCCCAGTTGAATGCACAGCTGGACCTAGTTGGTTCCACCGTTGTTATCGCGTGGGAACAAACAATCGAAAAACTGTTGCGCGATGGAGATTTCCATGATCGCACCTATTTATCAGTCAATCTTGTGAAGGCATTGCCAACAAAATCCCAGCTCCTACTCAAACTACCGATTAAGGCAGCTCGCGAACAGCGAGCGAAGCTTCGCGGCAAAGTGCCATCAGGAGTGCATTCGTGGGATAACCAAGTCAAGTATGCAGACCCATCAAATATTTCCCAGGCTTCCAACGTCTCTCCAGATGCCATCGCAGTTCTGCTACAAACTGGCGGAACAACTGGCACTCCTAAAGCGGTCAAACTGTCCCACCGCAATATTGTTGCAAACGCGAAGCAAAACGAAGAGTGGCTAGTCACTTTTACCCGCGGTCGCGAAACAGTTGGTGCTGTGCTGCCGTTCTTCCATGCTTTCGGGCTTCAGCTTTCGTTGAGTGTGTGTGTTAATTCTGCAGCTACTATCGTCATGACGCCTTCGTTCGACGTCGACATTCTGCTCGCGGGCCATTCACGTCATCCGATTACATTTTTTGCAGGCGTTCCGCCAATGTATAAACGTATTCTTGACGCACTGGACGCAGGGAAGAAAGCCGATCTGTCTACGATTCGGTATTGTGTCTCTGGTGCTATGGCTCTAGATCCTGCTCTAGCAACACGTTGGGAAAAAGCGACGGGCGGGTATCTTATCGAAGGCTACGGCATGAGCGAAGCATCACCTGTTATTGCCGCTTCTCCAATATCTCCCACGCGTCGTCCTTCAACTCTCGGCATTCCATTCCCATCCACAGAGATTAAAATTGTAGATCCCGAAGATCCTACCCGTGAGATCACCGAAGAAAATGAGGTAGGAGAAATTTGCGCACGTGGGCCACAGATTTTCCAAGGTTATTTAGGCAATGACGAAGAAACAGCGCATGCTTTCCTAGACGGCGGCTGGCTACGCACAGGAGATCTGGGACGGTGGGACGATGGGTTCATCGTGATGGCTGACCGCCGTAAAGAGATGATCATCAATGGCGGATTCAATGTGTACCCTTCGCAGGTTGAAGATGCAGTACGGCAGATGCCAGGTGTTGTAGATGTCGCAGTAGTAGGTATGCCAACGGATTCTCTGTCCGAATCAGTTGTTGCTGCTCTGGTACTTGAGCCAGGCTCAAAAGTAGATCTCGAAGCAGTGCGGCAGTGGACAGAGGATAAGCTGTCACATTATGCCATGCCGAAATCGATTGCTATTTTGGACGAACTTCCGCGTTCGCAAATCGGGAAGGTAATGCGTCGTGCGGTTCGTGAGAAGCTTGCATCATTTGAGCTTAATTCGGGACAGTGGCGAGAGAAGCTATCAGACGCATCAGCATCAGCATCATCGTTGGTTGACGAGTACTGGTCCAGTATCCGCGAGAAAGCCCAGGCGTCCAAAGAGGATTGGAAAGATTGGACAGAGCAGAATTCAGATAAGTTCGATATGGTCCGAGCCAAGTTCACGGAGCTGGTACAAAATACCTCTGACAAAACGAAGCTCAAAGCAGAACTCGACTCGACTGCACGTCAAACAGGATTATCACTGGAGAATTTCACCGCGTGGTTGTCACAATATCGCCAAGGTCTGTTTAACGCTAAGGACGGCAATCCCGGGAAAACATCGGCTGAACGTGACGGTCACTCAGGCAACAAGGTAGATCCAGAACAACACAATGATTAA
- the nrdR gene encoding transcriptional regulator NrdR, whose translation MHCPFCRYADSRVIDTRTSDDGTVIRRRRECPQCKRRFSTSETATLMVIKRSGTSEAFSREKIIAGVGKACQGRPVTDDQLAVLAQQVEESIRAQGLAQIHAHDIGREILNPLRHLDQIAYLRFASVYSSFDTLEDFESAISQLRAEEAQ comes from the coding sequence ATGCATTGTCCTTTCTGTCGCTACGCGGATTCGCGTGTTATTGATACTCGTACATCAGATGACGGTACAGTTATTCGTCGCCGTCGTGAATGCCCGCAGTGCAAACGGCGTTTTTCTACATCTGAAACCGCTACGCTTATGGTTATTAAGCGGTCGGGCACGTCAGAGGCATTTTCGCGGGAAAAAATTATTGCTGGCGTGGGCAAGGCATGCCAAGGTCGTCCAGTAACTGATGATCAACTTGCTGTTTTAGCACAGCAAGTTGAAGAGAGTATTCGTGCTCAGGGTCTTGCGCAGATCCATGCTCACGATATCGGCCGTGAGATCCTTAATCCACTCCGGCACCTTGATCAGATCGCGTACTTGAGGTTTGCCTCTGTTTATTCGAGCTTCGATACCTTGGAAGATTTTGAATCTGCTATTTCTCAGCTCCGTGCCGAAGAAGCGCAATGA
- a CDS encoding LysM peptidoglycan-binding domain-containing protein, producing MSVVDMREYNVREKEARHRAKPLLKAVRTPVQPIPDRVRTPRRTIRPDRPQSNGCGLLYAVLSAQTPAYISDGDTQWVVANRAHALDETGRHVARISSLEMDSLSFQMQSGYEQLREMIVSLQLRKVFQFIGLMAMSVVAGLAVVGIFDLAPDSGQIRVVQPGETVASIASSLDAPVDPSQIIADIYALNALDGGLIQPGQELVLPQY from the coding sequence ATGTCGGTTGTAGATATGCGTGAATATAATGTCCGCGAAAAAGAAGCTCGTCACCGCGCAAAGCCATTATTAAAGGCAGTTCGTACACCAGTGCAGCCTATTCCCGATCGCGTGCGCACACCACGTCGCACCATTCGACCAGATCGGCCGCAAAGTAATGGCTGTGGACTTTTATATGCCGTTCTTTCGGCTCAGACGCCTGCATATATTTCGGACGGAGACACGCAGTGGGTAGTGGCTAACCGCGCTCACGCGCTAGATGAAACTGGAAGGCATGTTGCTCGTATAAGTTCTTTGGAGATGGATTCGCTGTCTTTCCAGATGCAATCAGGTTATGAGCAATTGCGAGAGATGATCGTAAGTCTTCAGCTACGCAAAGTTTTTCAATTCATTGGGCTTATGGCTATGTCTGTGGTGGCGGGTCTTGCCGTTGTTGGGATTTTTGATTTAGCTCCTGATAGCGGACAAATTCGTGTTGTTCAGCCGGGGGAGACTGTAGCTTCTATCGCTTCTAGCCTCGACGCGCCGGTGGATCCATCGCAGATCATTGCTGATATTTATGCTCTTAATGCCTTAGACGGGGGTTTAATTCAGCCTGGCCAGGAACTAGTTTTGCCACAATATTAA